From the Marinomonas sp. THO17 genome, one window contains:
- a CDS encoding pyridoxine 5'-phosphate synthase, which yields MTHLSVNLNKIGLLRNSRGRDYPNMIQMAERTLQLGAFGVTIHPRPDQRHATYQDAHDLKALLKAYPQAELNIEGFPDAQFLNVVLEVEPHQCTLVPDDPNQLTSDHGWNLSRDQDALRPVIAKLKQKGIRVVLFMDPVAENMALAKEVGADRVELYTEAYANAFGTDQAEEVLANYQQAAQAALTAGLEVNAGHDLDLQNVAALCDPGHITEVSIGHALTVEALDLGWDQVIKAYLEKLA from the coding sequence ATGACACATTTAAGCGTTAATTTGAACAAAATTGGATTATTAAGAAATTCTCGCGGTCGCGATTATCCTAATATGATACAAATGGCAGAACGTACTCTCCAACTTGGTGCCTTTGGTGTCACCATTCATCCAAGACCCGACCAGCGTCATGCTACCTATCAAGATGCTCATGATTTAAAGGCCTTGCTTAAGGCGTATCCGCAAGCCGAATTAAACATAGAAGGCTTTCCTGATGCACAGTTTTTAAATGTGGTGTTAGAAGTAGAGCCTCATCAATGTACCTTAGTGCCAGACGATCCAAATCAGCTGACTTCGGACCATGGCTGGAATTTGTCTCGCGATCAGGATGCCTTACGTCCTGTTATTGCCAAATTGAAACAAAAGGGCATTCGTGTGGTCTTGTTTATGGATCCTGTAGCAGAAAATATGGCGTTAGCGAAAGAGGTTGGTGCGGATCGTGTCGAGTTGTACACAGAGGCTTATGCTAATGCGTTTGGTACGGATCAAGCAGAAGAGGTTTTGGCAAATTATCAACAAGCCGCTCAAGCTGCTTTAACTGCAGGGTTAGAAGTGAATGCAGGTCACGATCTGGATTTACAAAATGTGGCGGCCTTGTGTGATCCAGGTCACATTACCGAAGTTTCTATTGGCCATGCGTTGACGGTAGAAGCTTTGGATCTTGGCTGGGATCAAGTGATCAAAGCCTACTTAGAAAAATTGGCTTGA
- the bfr gene encoding bacterioferritin — protein sequence MKGDRNVVASLNKVLANELVGINQYFLHARMFKDFGFSALDKADYKTSIQKMKNADRLIERILFLEGLPNLQDLGRLRIGENSEEMISANLEFELATIDAVKSAIDLCEQKLDFMSRDTLEKILEEQEEQIDWLETQQQLIKTSGIENYLQSQM from the coding sequence ATGAAAGGTGATCGCAACGTTGTTGCCAGTCTAAATAAAGTGTTGGCAAATGAGTTGGTGGGAATTAATCAATATTTCCTTCACGCTCGTATGTTTAAGGATTTTGGTTTTTCAGCTTTGGATAAAGCGGATTACAAAACCTCTATCCAGAAAATGAAAAACGCAGACCGTTTGATTGAACGAATCTTGTTTTTGGAGGGGTTACCAAACCTTCAAGACTTGGGCCGTCTTCGTATTGGTGAAAACAGCGAAGAAATGATTTCCGCAAATCTAGAATTTGAATTAGCGACTATTGACGCCGTTAAATCCGCTATTGACCTTTGTGAGCAAAAGTTGGATTTCATGAGCCGTGATACGCTGGAAAAAATTCTGGAAGAGCAAGAAGAACAGATTGATTGGCTGGAAACTCAGCAACAATTGATTAAAACTTCAGGAATTGAAAACTATCTACAGTCTCAGATGTAA
- the bfr gene encoding bacterioferritin, whose product MKGSQKVIDSLNALLANELAAIDQYFIHSRMYDDWGLNKLYERLNHEMEEETQHSDWLIKRILFLEGVPCMTKRRDLLIGSDVKSMMQNDLTLELEVVACVRDAIKICEDEGDYQTRETLEKLLFDTEEDHVYWLEQQLGLMDKVGMQNYHQSQMGS is encoded by the coding sequence ATGAAAGGCAGTCAGAAAGTAATTGATAGTCTGAATGCATTGTTGGCTAACGAGTTAGCAGCAATTGATCAGTACTTCATTCACTCTCGTATGTATGACGATTGGGGCTTGAATAAGCTTTACGAGCGTCTGAACCATGAAATGGAAGAAGAGACTCAGCACTCTGATTGGTTAATCAAACGTATTTTGTTCTTGGAAGGTGTACCTTGCATGACAAAGCGTCGTGATTTGCTAATAGGTTCTGATGTTAAATCCATGATGCAAAATGACCTGACTCTAGAATTAGAAGTGGTTGCTTGCGTTCGCGATGCGATCAAAATCTGTGAAGATGAGGGTGATTATCAAACTCGTGAAACCTTGGAAAAACTTTTGTTTGATACAGAAGAAGATCATGTTTACTGGTTAGAGCAGCAGCTTGGACTCATGGATAAGGTGGGTATGCAGAATTACCACCAATCTCAGATGGGCAGCTAG
- a CDS encoding (2Fe-2S)-binding protein — protein MYVCICNKVSDKDIKASVQQGVTTMRDLYKEHSIGSQCGKCCQCAKQVLNQELIKIAECQSKVA, from the coding sequence ATGTACGTATGTATCTGCAACAAAGTATCTGATAAAGACATTAAAGCGTCTGTTCAGCAAGGCGTGACTACCATGCGTGATCTATACAAAGAACACAGCATTGGTAGTCAATGTGGCAAATGTTGCCAATGCGCTAAACAGGTGCTGAATCAAGAGCTAATCAAAATAGCAGAATGCCAATCAAAAGTTGCTTGA
- a CDS encoding type I secretion system permease/ATPase — protein sequence MSDSDRSAQDNPESLKDEHQDENVSGSTESVQTGVKAESETVAEEGVLTKTKTWQPNASLLEYPDPLLDCLVLLSRYFNNPYTADAIAAGLPITDNFMTPELFHRASKRIGISSRFVKRKLAKIPHMVLPTVLLLENQEACVLLDIDDEKGVAKILRSESGEGEINLPITELQASYTGYCFFVRPVYQFDKRSEKSDEAKQKKSHWFWGTVLSSWRIYRDVFIASLLINMFAVASPLFVMNVYDRVVPNNAFDTLWVLAIGAAAVYLFDFLLRMLRAYFIDIAGKKSDILISAAIFSRVNNITMASRPKSIGAFAKNLQEFESIRDFITSASITTLVDIPFMFLIVFVIWLIGGPVGYIPIVTIVLILLYSVIVQVPLKRSIEESQKTASQKNAVLIESLYNAESVKLNNAEGVLQKQWENAVGNIADWGVKTRQLSQSTSSFAMVAQQLTTVVIVIVGVYQISEGLMSMGALVASVMLTGRALGPMAQVASLATRYNQAKSAFTSLNEIMSSPVENPEDTKFVHRPTFKGEFQFDAVNFSYPDQDQAAITDININIRQGEKVAIIGRIGSGKSTLGKLMTGLYTPSSGAIRVDGVDLRQINPTDLRRNLGSVSQDVNLFYGSIKDNIVMGAPYMEDDAIIRAAELSGVSEFANRRSNGLDSLVGERGASLSGGQRQSIAIARAMLFDPPVLILDEPTASMDNTTEARMKRRLMESLRDKTLILITHKASMLDMVDRIIVMDNGRLIADGPKEQVHEALRQGKLKVS from the coding sequence ATGTCAGACTCTGATCGCTCAGCGCAGGACAATCCTGAGTCATTAAAAGATGAGCATCAAGATGAGAATGTCAGCGGTTCAACTGAATCTGTTCAGACTGGCGTGAAAGCTGAAAGCGAGACTGTCGCAGAAGAAGGTGTGTTAACAAAGACTAAAACATGGCAACCAAATGCCAGTTTGCTGGAATACCCAGATCCTTTACTAGACTGTTTAGTCTTACTGAGTCGCTATTTTAATAATCCTTATACTGCTGATGCTATCGCTGCTGGTTTACCCATTACCGATAATTTTATGACGCCCGAACTTTTTCATCGTGCGTCAAAGCGCATTGGCATCAGTTCAAGATTTGTTAAGCGAAAATTGGCAAAAATCCCCCATATGGTTTTACCTACGGTTTTGTTACTGGAAAACCAAGAAGCTTGTGTTTTGTTGGACATTGATGATGAAAAGGGGGTGGCAAAAATTTTGCGTTCAGAATCGGGGGAAGGTGAGATCAACCTTCCGATTACTGAATTACAAGCCAGTTATACTGGTTATTGCTTCTTTGTTCGTCCTGTCTATCAGTTTGATAAACGTTCGGAAAAGTCTGACGAAGCCAAGCAGAAAAAGAGTCATTGGTTTTGGGGGACGGTACTGAGTTCTTGGCGTATTTACCGAGATGTCTTCATCGCTTCATTGCTCATTAATATGTTTGCTGTGGCCAGTCCCTTGTTTGTCATGAATGTGTATGACCGTGTGGTACCTAATAATGCCTTTGATACCTTATGGGTGTTGGCGATAGGCGCTGCGGCTGTGTATTTGTTTGATTTCTTACTGCGTATGTTACGTGCCTATTTTATTGATATTGCAGGAAAAAAATCTGATATTTTGATTTCCGCAGCGATTTTTTCGCGGGTCAATAACATCACCATGGCCTCAAGGCCGAAGTCAATCGGTGCTTTTGCGAAGAACTTGCAGGAATTCGAGAGCATACGAGATTTTATCACCTCTGCTTCTATTACGACTTTGGTGGATATACCTTTCATGTTTTTGATCGTCTTTGTGATCTGGCTAATTGGTGGTCCTGTGGGTTACATTCCAATTGTCACCATTGTATTGATCCTACTTTATAGTGTGATAGTGCAAGTGCCATTAAAGAGATCCATCGAGGAAAGTCAGAAAACGGCATCGCAGAAAAATGCGGTATTGATTGAAAGTTTGTACAACGCCGAAAGTGTTAAGTTAAACAACGCTGAAGGGGTATTGCAAAAGCAATGGGAAAACGCCGTGGGCAACATTGCCGATTGGGGGGTGAAAACACGTCAGTTGTCACAATCTACCTCTTCTTTTGCTATGGTGGCGCAACAACTAACCACGGTTGTGATCGTCATAGTGGGTGTGTATCAAATTTCCGAAGGCTTGATGAGTATGGGAGCTTTAGTGGCCTCTGTCATGTTAACGGGGCGTGCATTGGGGCCAATGGCGCAAGTGGCCAGTTTGGCAACCCGTTATAATCAAGCTAAGTCGGCCTTTACCTCTCTCAATGAAATTATGTCTTCACCGGTGGAGAACCCAGAAGACACTAAGTTTGTGCACCGTCCAACCTTTAAAGGAGAGTTCCAGTTTGATGCTGTGAATTTTTCCTATCCAGATCAGGATCAAGCGGCTATTACGGACATTAATATCAATATTCGTCAAGGGGAAAAGGTCGCTATTATTGGGCGTATTGGTTCGGGTAAATCCACATTAGGCAAGCTGATGACGGGCTTATACACTCCCAGCAGTGGCGCCATTCGAGTTGATGGTGTGGATCTTCGACAGATTAACCCTACCGATTTACGTCGTAACCTAGGATCGGTGTCGCAGGATGTAAACCTCTTCTATGGCTCCATCAAGGACAATATAGTGATGGGTGCACCTTACATGGAAGATGATGCCATTATTCGAGCGGCGGAATTGTCGGGAGTATCTGAGTTTGCCAATCGACGTTCTAATGGATTGGATAGCCTGGTGGGTGAGCGAGGTGCTTCTTTATCGGGAGGGCAGCGACAGAGTATCGCGATTGCTCGTGCTATGTTATTCGATCCACCGGTGCTGATTCTTGATGAGCCAACAGCGTCTATGGACAACACAACTGAAGCACGCATGAAGCGTCGCTTGATGGAAAGTTTGCGCGATAAAACCTTGATCTTGATTACACACAAAGCGTCCATGTTGGACATGGTGGATCGTATTATTGTGATGGACAATGGTCGTTTAATTGCTGATGGTCCGAAAGAACAAGTACACGAAGCACTGCGCCAAGGTAAGCTTAAGGTTAGTTGA
- a CDS encoding DNA-3-methyladenine glycosylase I: MTYERFDDIYQRAAQRHGGEQALEQKLSNPLSSAQLSKLSDDRWLAAFSQKVFQSGISWQVVRNKWPNFEDVFFKFDIEKMLLIHDEMWEEKAKDPRIIRHFGKVMTIRDNAMMIHDCQRQHGSFSQFVANWPSDQIVELWKYLKKHGARLGGNTGPYTLRSMGKDTFLLTKDVEGYLRHHHIVTTGKDTQAALQAAQQAFNHWHQESARSYTEISQCIALSIN, from the coding sequence ATGACATACGAACGCTTCGACGATATATACCAACGAGCAGCGCAGCGCCACGGTGGTGAACAAGCTTTAGAACAGAAACTGAGTAATCCCTTATCGAGTGCTCAGCTGAGTAAACTAAGTGATGATAGATGGTTAGCGGCTTTTAGCCAAAAAGTGTTTCAATCTGGCATCAGTTGGCAAGTGGTACGAAATAAATGGCCCAATTTTGAAGACGTTTTTTTCAAATTTGATATTGAAAAAATGCTGCTGATTCACGATGAAATGTGGGAAGAAAAGGCCAAAGACCCGCGTATCATTCGCCATTTTGGTAAAGTCATGACCATTCGTGATAACGCTATGATGATTCATGATTGCCAGCGTCAACACGGCTCCTTCAGCCAATTTGTTGCCAACTGGCCAAGTGACCAGATTGTTGAGCTGTGGAAGTATCTAAAAAAACATGGCGCACGCCTAGGTGGAAATACCGGCCCTTATACCCTTCGTAGCATGGGCAAAGATACCTTTTTGTTAACCAAGGATGTGGAAGGCTATTTACGTCACCACCACATTGTTACCACTGGCAAAGACACACAAGCGGCGTTACAAGCAGCACAACAGGCGTTTAACCATTGGCACCAAGAATCGGCTCGCAGTTACACGGAAATCAGCCAATGCATTGCCCTCAGCATTAATTAA
- a CDS encoding HlyD family type I secretion periplasmic adaptor subunit, with the protein MSKRSVTQGDLGYLSDRNAALMLRTPRGGRIILWVIFLFIMTSLVWAYFTALDEVTVGEGTVIPSSQVQQIQNLEGGILKEINVKVGQVVNSGQILMTIENTEALSSLREQQAEFINLQARASRLQGESDGMPPVFDEDLRSNYPSVVNREMDLYDNRLESLRTNQAGFEQQIEQKKQEIVELQAKLDNLKQSYEFSREELALTRPAFEQGAVSRVELLQLEREVNQLQGDLEATQLAIPRARAALKEAQSKLDESVAKFRADAQEELTNVRSKLDQIREASVSLEDKVSRTQVRSPVKGIVKQIQINTVGGVIKPGMNLMEIVPIEDSLLIEAKIRPENIGFIKPNLPAVVKLSAYDFAIFGGLDGTVENISADTILDEEGNSFYLVRVRTDKNFLGSADAQLPIIPGMQASVDIITGKKTLLNYLLKPILKAKQNALRER; encoded by the coding sequence ATGAGTAAGCGCTCAGTAACACAAGGTGACCTTGGTTACCTATCCGATAGAAATGCTGCGTTAATGCTGAGAACCCCTCGGGGGGGACGTATTATCCTTTGGGTGATTTTTTTATTCATCATGACGTCTCTAGTATGGGCCTATTTTACCGCTTTGGATGAAGTGACTGTGGGTGAGGGGACAGTAATTCCTTCCAGTCAGGTGCAGCAAATTCAAAACTTGGAAGGCGGGATCTTAAAAGAAATTAACGTCAAGGTCGGTCAAGTGGTCAATTCAGGTCAGATCCTCATGACTATTGAAAACACTGAAGCCTTGTCTTCTTTGCGGGAGCAGCAGGCAGAATTCATCAACTTGCAAGCCAGAGCGTCACGCTTGCAAGGCGAGTCTGACGGTATGCCGCCAGTGTTTGATGAGGATTTACGCAGCAATTATCCTTCGGTAGTGAATCGAGAGATGGATCTATACGACAACCGTCTAGAGTCATTGCGTACCAATCAAGCAGGTTTTGAGCAGCAAATAGAACAGAAAAAGCAAGAAATCGTTGAACTACAAGCTAAGCTGGACAATCTCAAACAGAGTTATGAATTTTCTAGAGAAGAACTGGCATTAACGCGGCCAGCTTTTGAACAAGGGGCGGTATCGCGGGTTGAACTCTTGCAATTAGAGCGCGAAGTCAACCAACTGCAAGGAGACTTGGAAGCAACTCAGTTAGCGATTCCACGTGCTCGTGCAGCACTTAAAGAAGCGCAAAGTAAGCTAGATGAAAGTGTTGCTAAATTTCGTGCGGATGCACAAGAAGAATTGACCAATGTGCGCAGTAAGTTGGATCAAATTCGCGAAGCCAGCGTGTCTTTGGAGGATAAGGTGTCGCGTACTCAGGTGCGTTCGCCGGTAAAGGGTATTGTTAAACAGATTCAGATTAACACTGTCGGTGGTGTTATCAAGCCAGGTATGAATCTGATGGAGATAGTGCCGATTGAAGACTCTTTATTGATCGAAGCTAAAATACGACCTGAGAACATAGGCTTTATCAAACCAAATCTGCCCGCTGTGGTGAAGTTGTCTGCTTATGACTTTGCTATTTTTGGTGGCTTGGATGGTACGGTTGAAAACATCAGTGCGGATACCATTTTAGACGAAGAGGGTAATAGCTTTTATTTGGTGCGAGTCAGAACTGATAAAAATTTCTTGGGTTCAGCTGATGCACAATTGCCAATCATCCCTGGTATGCAAGCTAGCGTGGATATTATCACGGGGAAAAAGACCCTATTAAATTATCTATTAAAACCCATTTTGAAAGCCAAGCAAAATGCCTTACGTGAACGCTAA
- a CDS encoding EAL domain-containing protein — MTLFRQLLITIVAIFSVMLFVVMGINFDTTKGYLIGQLESTTQDTATSLSMSVSDYMALEDYAAVESSINAVFDSGYFSEVKIHVYATENDIRRANETKIEGVPNWFISLIDFKVPVAKAVISNGWNELGQVYITGSAGYGYHQLWQASRDLLVSFFIIGAITLILGSFALRFLFHPLSELEKQANAIQQRRFTKMTNIPKTRELKSVVLSMNRMADKLEKLFAAEMETAQWLQNKAFKDPVSGLGNRNFFESQLKAHFAEPERGVDGLFLISLADLGRLNNERGYESADMFIQATAEIIEQHVAEMSSTATLARLSGADFIVLLPNFDLNRLEKVTHNIMTSLKDLDLADISYSSHVANIGAVILDPSVTRASALSQVDTALREAKRVGKNAVKIMELNTHQDTALSRTDWKRILETTIANQAFNLKKQKVVLLDEEQSILHEEIFMGLSHGGKDYHAGFFIGLAEQFDLGSQIDQVIIQSVIEHIQSQPVKHPLAINLSASSFNKPEFMTWLVKTLDALDDKVKQLLVFEISEQNVLADEDNAVKLSQVLKQCHVKFGVDNVGKQFSAFQYLKSLMPDYVKVDSSYTRMAAGKESESFFMHTLCKMFGSLHIDVIATGIESDQQCEALQRFDVSGGQGFVIGRAQDM, encoded by the coding sequence ATGACGTTGTTTCGCCAATTATTGATAACCATAGTAGCCATCTTTTCGGTGATGCTGTTTGTTGTCATGGGTATAAACTTTGATACCACCAAAGGCTATTTGATTGGGCAATTGGAATCCACGACCCAAGATACTGCTACTTCTTTGAGTATGTCTGTATCCGATTACATGGCATTGGAAGATTACGCTGCAGTAGAAAGTAGTATTAATGCGGTCTTTGACAGCGGTTACTTCTCAGAAGTGAAGATCCATGTTTATGCCACCGAAAACGATATAAGACGTGCCAATGAAACCAAAATTGAAGGTGTGCCGAATTGGTTTATCAGTCTGATTGATTTTAAAGTGCCTGTTGCTAAGGCTGTGATCTCTAATGGTTGGAATGAATTGGGGCAAGTCTATATAACAGGCAGCGCTGGCTATGGTTATCATCAGTTATGGCAGGCGTCTCGTGATCTACTGGTGTCATTTTTTATCATAGGTGCCATTACTTTGATATTGGGTAGCTTTGCATTACGCTTCTTGTTTCATCCCCTGTCAGAACTTGAAAAACAAGCCAATGCTATTCAGCAGCGCCGTTTTACAAAAATGACCAATATTCCTAAAACCCGTGAGTTGAAGTCTGTGGTGTTATCCATGAACCGAATGGCGGATAAACTTGAAAAACTGTTTGCCGCGGAAATGGAAACTGCTCAATGGTTGCAAAACAAAGCGTTTAAAGATCCTGTCAGTGGTTTAGGTAATAGAAACTTTTTTGAAAGTCAGCTCAAAGCACATTTTGCAGAACCAGAACGCGGTGTGGATGGTTTGTTTTTAATTAGTTTGGCGGACCTTGGCAGACTTAATAACGAACGCGGTTATGAATCGGCGGATATGTTTATTCAGGCAACAGCGGAAATCATTGAACAACATGTTGCTGAAATGTCTTCTACAGCGACTTTAGCACGTTTGTCTGGAGCGGATTTTATTGTGCTCTTGCCAAACTTTGACCTCAATCGCTTGGAGAAAGTCACTCATAATATCATGACGAGCCTAAAGGATTTGGATTTGGCCGATATCAGTTATTCATCCCATGTAGCCAATATTGGCGCTGTTATCCTAGACCCTTCTGTGACTCGTGCTAGTGCTTTATCACAAGTAGACACCGCTTTACGTGAAGCCAAACGGGTAGGGAAGAATGCGGTCAAGATTATGGAGCTTAATACCCATCAAGATACTGCTTTAAGTAGAACGGATTGGAAGCGTATCTTGGAAACCACGATTGCCAATCAGGCGTTTAATTTGAAAAAGCAAAAAGTGGTTCTGTTAGACGAGGAGCAGTCGATTCTCCATGAAGAAATCTTCATGGGGTTGAGTCATGGGGGGAAAGATTATCACGCGGGATTCTTTATTGGTTTGGCGGAGCAGTTTGATTTGGGGAGCCAGATTGACCAAGTCATCATTCAAAGTGTGATTGAGCATATTCAGAGTCAACCCGTTAAGCATCCGCTGGCAATCAACTTGTCGGCGTCATCTTTCAATAAGCCTGAATTTATGACGTGGCTAGTGAAAACATTAGACGCACTGGATGACAAAGTGAAGCAGTTATTAGTGTTTGAAATTTCTGAGCAAAACGTTTTAGCGGATGAAGACAATGCGGTGAAGCTGTCGCAAGTACTGAAACAATGTCATGTAAAATTTGGTGTGGACAATGTTGGTAAACAATTTTCGGCATTCCAATATTTGAAAAGTCTCATGCCAGATTATGTGAAAGTAGATTCGTCTTACACTCGAATGGCAGCGGGCAAAGAGTCGGAATCTTTTTTCATGCATACCTTATGCAAAATGTTTGGTAGTTTACATATTGACGTGATTGCCACGGGCATTGAAAGTGATCAGCAATGCGAAGCGCTTCAAAGATTTGATGTGTCTGGTGGGCAAGGCTTTGTTATTGGTCGCGCGCAAGACATGTGA
- a CDS encoding DUF1244 domain-containing protein: MDKQTEIEAAVLRRLLKHLDDNKSVQNIDLMNLAGFCRNCLSKWYVSAAEDRGMSVSYDEAREYVYGEPYDSWKKKYQPEATPEQLAAFNAKSKDNS; this comes from the coding sequence ATGGATAAACAAACTGAAATCGAAGCGGCTGTGTTGCGCCGTTTGTTAAAACACCTAGACGACAACAAAAGTGTACAAAATATTGACTTAATGAATCTTGCAGGTTTCTGCCGAAACTGTTTGAGTAAATGGTATGTTTCCGCGGCAGAAGATCGAGGAATGAGTGTAAGTTACGATGAAGCTCGTGAATACGTGTATGGTGAGCCTTATGATAGCTGGAAGAAAAAATATCAACCAGAAGCAACGCCTGAGCAATTAGCAGCTTTTAATGCTAAATCTAAAGACAACTCATAA
- a CDS encoding DsbA family oxidoreductase — translation MADLRIDIISDLVCPWCYLGYSRLKQAIDQLGEDYKIDIRWQPFELHPDIPLSGADRDGYLSEKFGSQEKLNEVNHALQHVGKEAGIEFNFSEKDRVPNTKLTHQFMLAASKASLATPFALALFYAYFTNGEDIGTLAVLKKTALETGLQVEDIEYATSDKAKRLTEKKLQHLRQMDIQSVPTYVINDKYMLHGAHDPESFLKVLHDIAAKEIQ, via the coding sequence ATGGCCGATCTACGCATCGACATTATTTCGGATTTAGTCTGCCCATGGTGTTACCTTGGTTACTCAAGGCTCAAACAAGCCATCGATCAGTTAGGCGAAGATTATAAAATTGACATTCGTTGGCAACCTTTTGAGTTGCATCCAGACATTCCATTAAGTGGTGCAGATCGTGATGGGTATCTAAGTGAAAAATTCGGCAGTCAGGAAAAACTGAATGAGGTAAACCATGCCTTACAGCACGTTGGAAAGGAAGCCGGTATTGAATTTAACTTCTCTGAAAAAGATCGCGTACCAAACACTAAGTTAACTCATCAATTTATGTTAGCAGCGAGCAAAGCCTCTCTAGCGACACCTTTTGCTCTGGCACTCTTTTACGCCTACTTCACCAATGGCGAGGATATTGGCACATTAGCCGTACTGAAAAAAACCGCACTGGAAACTGGATTACAAGTAGAAGACATAGAATACGCCACCAGTGATAAAGCCAAACGTCTAACCGAGAAAAAACTTCAACACCTTCGCCAAATGGACATTCAATCTGTTCCAACTTATGTTATCAACGACAAATATATGCTTCATGGTGCTCATGATCCTGAATCCTTTTTAAAGGTATTACATGACATTGCAGCGAAAGAAATCCAGTAG
- a CDS encoding transglutaminase-like cysteine peptidase yields the protein MFLLACLLPSLCLYAEISDKYRKLAKQAAEVYGADAEKRILAWREIVNDSKDLSMADKLAKVNNFFNQMDFVDDLDLWGKEDYWATPIEFLGMRAGDCEDFTIAKYFTLRELGVPDEKLRLVYVKALRLNQHHMVLAYYHKPTSVPVILDNLDKELKPASKRNDLSPIYSFNAENLWLSKEKGRGVLVGGSSRLSLWTELNNRLNTVAN from the coding sequence GTGTTCCTGCTCGCCTGTTTGCTTCCTTCCTTATGTCTCTACGCTGAGATATCCGATAAATACCGAAAACTGGCCAAGCAAGCCGCTGAAGTGTATGGCGCTGATGCTGAGAAGCGCATACTGGCTTGGCGTGAAATAGTAAATGATTCCAAAGATCTTTCAATGGCGGATAAGTTAGCCAAGGTAAATAATTTTTTTAATCAGATGGATTTTGTGGACGATCTTGATTTATGGGGAAAAGAAGATTACTGGGCTACGCCCATTGAATTTCTTGGTATGAGAGCAGGTGATTGTGAAGATTTTACCATTGCTAAGTATTTTACTTTGCGAGAATTAGGCGTGCCGGATGAGAAACTGCGTTTGGTTTATGTGAAAGCCTTACGCTTGAATCAGCATCATATGGTATTGGCTTATTATCATAAGCCCACTTCGGTCCCCGTGATTTTGGACAACCTCGACAAAGAATTGAAACCCGCCTCAAAACGCAATGATTTATCGCCGATATATTCGTTTAATGCAGAGAATTTATGGCTATCGAAAGAGAAGGGGCGTGGTGTGCTGGTAGGGGGCTCTTCCCGCTTAAGTTTGTGGACAGAATTAAATAACCGTTTGAATACGGTGGCAAATTAG
- a CDS encoding tRNA-uridine aminocarboxypropyltransferase, with product MSERRQSCDKCGFLQSQCVCPWLVQLNTDLKILVVQDPKEAKHAKNTVALLRLALPNVKCISVTQIASLSDLMASRWRLVFPSQSAHWIETLGAEEKSNIEGVILLDATWRKAKKWLFTEKVLQHFTCISFAQPPQSNYAIRKAPSEQALSTLEACSYCIEQLRGDDMQPLRNFMQEAQTWQWRQQPAEHKGN from the coding sequence GTGTCTGAGCGACGCCAATCTTGTGATAAGTGTGGTTTTCTGCAAAGCCAATGTGTTTGTCCTTGGTTGGTACAACTTAATACTGACCTTAAGATATTGGTGGTGCAAGATCCCAAAGAAGCCAAGCATGCGAAAAATACCGTCGCTTTGTTGCGTTTGGCATTGCCCAATGTAAAGTGCATCAGTGTGACGCAAATAGCGAGCTTATCAGACTTAATGGCGAGCCGTTGGCGGCTAGTTTTTCCTAGCCAATCGGCTCATTGGATCGAAACCTTGGGTGCTGAGGAAAAATCGAACATAGAAGGGGTAATCTTGTTAGATGCGACATGGCGCAAAGCTAAGAAATGGCTGTTTACAGAGAAGGTACTACAACATTTTACTTGCATCAGTTTTGCCCAACCACCACAGAGTAATTATGCGATTCGTAAAGCACCGAGTGAACAAGCCTTGTCCACCTTAGAAGCTTGTTCTTATTGCATTGAGCAATTGCGGGGCGATGATATGCAACCGCTTAGAAACTTTATGCAAGAGGCGCAAACCTGGCAGTGGCGACAACAACCTGCTGAGCATAAAGGTAACTGA